The following are from one region of the Sciurus carolinensis chromosome 5, mSciCar1.2, whole genome shotgun sequence genome:
- the LOC124985423 gene encoding uncharacterized protein LOC124985423 isoform X1, protein MWNALELLCTLRPQRWMALIFIVKLLELKRTDWVEHEQSVRGTRAAPKKGTQDPDNGNAKSSGSQRDARRLRRNRASHAEGTAAGRRPGKETSATQPPPSMDLGASRAGTEGSAGANELGRRSPAPAAENGAARKPASEALPGHPPRRRQPKTPWKGRARGDRRPALRPAGRAFRARGRRSGLPDRFSPPPPRPAGLQTPQTRAGLRGASQTQTCRGRVPLKGRCAALGTNTRRHRFETKADAGLERSWVGKPLPHGGWARRAVWAVVPRARSAAPGTPAVAAGGRRVRVRALPARRGQRGDSAARRSLLKAGPDWKPNLIAPGAGDQLRKTKLNASAEEPRQNLCRAVMDRPEWNLRQD, encoded by the coding sequence ACCCCAGAGGTGGATGGCATTAATTTTTATAGTTAAACTCTTAGAGCTTAAGAGAACGGATTGGGTGGAACATGAACAATCTGTACGTGGTACAAGGGCAGCTCCAAAGAAGGGAACTCAAGACCCTGATAACGGAAACGCTAAGAGCAGTGGAAGCCAACGTGACGCCAGGAGGCTGCGGCGAAACCGCGCGAGCCACGCGGAGGGCACGGCAGCTGGAAGAAGGCCCGGCAAGGAGACCAGCGCCACGCAGCCGCCGCCGAGCATGGACCTGGGGGCTTCCCGGGCAGGAACGGAGGGCTCTGCGGGTGCCAACGAGCTGGGGCGGCGGTCGCCAGCACCAGCGGCTGAGAACGGCGCGGCGAGGAAACCGGCCTCGGAGGCGTTGCCTGGTCACCCGCCGCGACGGCGCCAACCAAAGACCCCCTGGAAGGGACGGGCTCGCGGGGACCGACGCCCGGCCCTCCGCCCTGCCGGGCGGGCTTTCAGAGCCCGCGGGAGGAGGTCGGGTCTCCCGGACAGGTTCTCTCCGCCTCCTCCGCGGCCCGCCGGACTTCAGACGCCGCAGACCCGGGCGGGACTCCGGGGAGCGTCCCAAACGCAGACGTGCAGGGGGCGCGTCCCCTTGAAGGGCCGCTGTGCTGCCCTGGGGACGAACACGAGAAGACACCGGTTTGAAACAAAAGCGGACGCGGGGCTTGAGAGAAGCTGGGTGGGGAAGCCCTTACCTCATGGCGGCTGGGCTCGGCGGGCCGTCTGGGCGGTGGTGCCTCGCGCTCGCTCCGCAGCCCCCGGCACCCCTGCTGTGGCGGCCGGCGGGAGGCGTGTGCGCGTGCGCGCGCTTCCCGCCCGGCGTGGGCAGCGCGGGGACTCGGCCGCGCGCAGGTCTTTGTTGAAGGCGGGTCCCGACTGGAAACCGAATCTGATCGCCCCGGGCGCCGGAGATCAGCTCCGGAAAACGAAACTGAACGCGAGCGCGGAGGAGCCGCGGCAAAACCTTTGCAGAGCGGTGATGGATCGTCCTGAGTGGAACTTGCGGCAGGACTAA
- the LOC124985399 gene encoding interferon-induced protein with tetratricopeptide repeats 1-like translates to MSENTDKMQDSLWQLRCHFTWGLLLEDNEMPDLESRVLEQIEFLDTKNNVGIHNLLAYVKHLKGQDEQALQTLREAEDLIQREHADQADMRSLVTWGNYAWVYHHMGRWAEAQVYLDKVENTCKKLASPSRYRLESPEMDCEEGWALLKCGGQYYKRAKACFEKALAVEPENPEFSLGFAITAYRLDYIHEDVISLDPLSKAVQLNPDNTYIKVLLALKLQDIGQEAEGEHYIEEALSSMSSQTYVFRYASKFYRKKGCVDRAIQLLAKALRAVPHSAFLHHQMGLCYRAKLLQIKKAKDMQSSGQDREHVDRIVRLVIFHFEFALQKKPTFACALLQLARMYVEAKDYRKAEDSYRKLLLMKPYEEQVLVDAHFYYGQFQEFHKNSEVGAIKHYLKVVKTEKASFLRDKSMKSLEKLALRKLQRNAFDLEGLSLMGFVYKLKGKVKEALVYYEQALHLAAGSKNTGGHDP, encoded by the exons ATGAG tgagAACACTGATAAGATGCAGGACAGTCTCTGGCAGTTGAGATGTCACTTCACATGGGGGCTGCTATTGGAAGACAATGAAATGCCAGATTTAGAAAGCAGGGTCTTGGAACAGATTGAGTTCCTAGACACCAAAAACAATGTGGGGATTCACAACCTCCTGGCTTATGTGAAGCACCTGAAAGGCCAGGATGAGCAGGCCTTGCAGACCCTGAGAGAAGCTGAAGACTTGATCCAGAGGGAGCACGCAGACCAGGCAGACATGAGAAGCCTGGTGACCTGGGGCAACTATGCCTGGGTGTATCACCACATGGGCAGATGGGCAGAAGCCCAGGTTTACCTGGACAAGGTGGAGAACACTTGCAAGAAGTTGGCAAGTCCCTCCCGCTACAGGCTGGAGTCTCCTGAGATGGACTGTGAGGAAGGATGGGCCTTGCTGAAGTGTGGAGGACAGTATTACAAGCGGGCCAAGGCCTGCTTTGAGAAGGCTCTGGCAGTGGAGCCTGAAAACCCTGAATTCAGCCTGGGGTTCGCCATCACTGCCTACCGCCTAGATTACATTCATGAAGATGTAATTTCTCTAGACCCCTTGAGTAAGGCTGTCCAACTAAATCCAGATAATACGTACATTAAGGTTCTCCTTGCCCTGAAGCTCCAAGATATAGGACAGGAAGCTGAGGGAGAACACTACATTGAGGAAGCTCTGAGCAGCATGTCCTCCCAAACCTACGTCTTTCGATATGCGAGTAAGTTTTACCGCAAAAAAGGCTGTGTGGATAGAGCTATTCAGCTCTTGGCAAAGGCCTTGCGGGCCGTACCCCACTCTGCCTTCCTGCATCACCAAATGGGGCTTTGCTACAGGGCAAAACTGTTGCAAATAAAGAAAGCTAAAGACATGCAGTCTAGCGGGCAGGATAGAGAACATGTGGACAGAATAGTAAGATTAgtcatatttcattttgaatttgctCTGCAAAAAAAGCCTACATTTGCTTGTGCTCTTCTACAATTGGCACGTATGTATGTTGAAGCAAAGGATTACAGAAAAGCTGAAGACAGCTACCGGAAGTTGTTATTGATGAAACCATATGAGGAGCAAGTACTGGTCGATGCACATTTCTACTATGGTCAATTTCAGGAATTTCATAAGAATTCTGAAGTTGGTGCAATTAAGCATTACTTAAAAGTGGTAAAAACAGAAAAGGCCTCATTTTTAAGGGATAAAAGTATGAAGTCTTTAGAGAAATTAGCCTTAAGGAAACTTCAGAGAAATGCATTCGACCTGGAAGGCCTGAGCCTCATGGGTTTTGTCTACAAAttgaaaggaaaagtgaaagaagcCCTGGTGTACTATGAGCAGGCCCTGCACCTGGCTGCTGGTTCTAAGAATACTGGGGGACATGATCCCTAG
- the LOC124985423 gene encoding uncharacterized protein LOC124985423 isoform X2: MWNALELLCTLRAAPKKGTQDPDNGNAKSSGSQRDARRLRRNRASHAEGTAAGRRPGKETSATQPPPSMDLGASRAGTEGSAGANELGRRSPAPAAENGAARKPASEALPGHPPRRRQPKTPWKGRARGDRRPALRPAGRAFRARGRRSGLPDRFSPPPPRPAGLQTPQTRAGLRGASQTQTCRGRVPLKGRCAALGTNTRRHRFETKADAGLERSWVGKPLPHGGWARRAVWAVVPRARSAAPGTPAVAAGGRRVRVRALPARRGQRGDSAARRSLLKAGPDWKPNLIAPGAGDQLRKTKLNASAEEPRQNLCRAVMDRPEWNLRQD, from the coding sequence GGCAGCTCCAAAGAAGGGAACTCAAGACCCTGATAACGGAAACGCTAAGAGCAGTGGAAGCCAACGTGACGCCAGGAGGCTGCGGCGAAACCGCGCGAGCCACGCGGAGGGCACGGCAGCTGGAAGAAGGCCCGGCAAGGAGACCAGCGCCACGCAGCCGCCGCCGAGCATGGACCTGGGGGCTTCCCGGGCAGGAACGGAGGGCTCTGCGGGTGCCAACGAGCTGGGGCGGCGGTCGCCAGCACCAGCGGCTGAGAACGGCGCGGCGAGGAAACCGGCCTCGGAGGCGTTGCCTGGTCACCCGCCGCGACGGCGCCAACCAAAGACCCCCTGGAAGGGACGGGCTCGCGGGGACCGACGCCCGGCCCTCCGCCCTGCCGGGCGGGCTTTCAGAGCCCGCGGGAGGAGGTCGGGTCTCCCGGACAGGTTCTCTCCGCCTCCTCCGCGGCCCGCCGGACTTCAGACGCCGCAGACCCGGGCGGGACTCCGGGGAGCGTCCCAAACGCAGACGTGCAGGGGGCGCGTCCCCTTGAAGGGCCGCTGTGCTGCCCTGGGGACGAACACGAGAAGACACCGGTTTGAAACAAAAGCGGACGCGGGGCTTGAGAGAAGCTGGGTGGGGAAGCCCTTACCTCATGGCGGCTGGGCTCGGCGGGCCGTCTGGGCGGTGGTGCCTCGCGCTCGCTCCGCAGCCCCCGGCACCCCTGCTGTGGCGGCCGGCGGGAGGCGTGTGCGCGTGCGCGCGCTTCCCGCCCGGCGTGGGCAGCGCGGGGACTCGGCCGCGCGCAGGTCTTTGTTGAAGGCGGGTCCCGACTGGAAACCGAATCTGATCGCCCCGGGCGCCGGAGATCAGCTCCGGAAAACGAAACTGAACGCGAGCGCGGAGGAGCCGCGGCAAAACCTTTGCAGAGCGGTGATGGATCGTCCTGAGTGGAACTTGCGGCAGGACTAA